A genomic region of Marinobacter sp. NP-4(2019) contains the following coding sequences:
- a CDS encoding methionine ABC transporter ATP-binding protein: MIVFDQVQKSYQVGGRAIPALHPTSMTIETGEVFGIVGHSGAGKSTLVRLINLLEPPTGGRILVDDENITGYDAAELRAFRRKVGMIFQHFNLLSSKTVADNIAFPMKLAGIYSRTEIRERVEELLARVSLTDHANKYPSQLSGGQKQRVGIARALACRPTILLCDEATSALDPQTTQSVLRLLADINRELGLTIVLITHEMDVVRRVCDRVAVMDAGEVVEMGAVSDVFLHPQHPTTRDFVFESENIDHDELQEDLQKASGRILRLTFRGESTYKPLLGSVARESGVDFSILSGRIDHIKDTPYGQLTLSLVGGDLDVAMKALEAAEVHVEVVR; this comes from the coding sequence GTGATTGTATTTGACCAGGTCCAGAAGTCATACCAGGTAGGCGGGCGGGCGATCCCTGCGTTGCATCCCACCAGTATGACCATTGAAACCGGCGAGGTGTTTGGCATCGTCGGTCACTCAGGCGCGGGGAAATCCACCCTCGTTCGCCTGATTAACCTGCTGGAGCCGCCCACCGGCGGTCGCATTCTTGTTGATGACGAAAACATCACCGGCTACGACGCCGCCGAACTGCGGGCTTTCCGTCGCAAGGTCGGGATGATCTTCCAGCACTTCAATCTGCTGTCCTCCAAGACCGTGGCAGACAACATTGCCTTTCCGATGAAGCTCGCGGGCATCTACTCCCGCACCGAGATTCGCGAGCGGGTGGAGGAATTGCTGGCCCGGGTCAGCCTGACGGATCACGCCAACAAGTACCCGTCGCAGTTGTCCGGCGGCCAGAAACAGCGAGTGGGTATTGCCCGTGCCCTGGCCTGTCGCCCGACGATCCTGTTGTGCGATGAAGCCACCAGCGCCCTTGATCCCCAGACGACACAATCTGTATTGCGCCTGCTGGCGGACATCAACCGCGAACTGGGGCTGACCATCGTGCTGATCACCCATGAAATGGATGTGGTGCGCCGGGTCTGCGACCGGGTAGCGGTCATGGACGCCGGTGAAGTGGTGGAAATGGGCGCGGTCAGCGACGTGTTTCTCCATCCGCAACATCCCACCACCCGGGACTTCGTGTTCGAGAGCGAAAACATCGACCATGACGAATTGCAGGAAGACCTGCAAAAGGCCAGCGGACGTATCCTGCGCCTGACCTTCCGTGGTGAGTCCACCTACAAGCCCCTGTTGGGTAGCGTGGCGCGGGAATCCGGCGTGGACTTCAGCATCCTCTCCGGCCGCATTGACCACATCAAGGACACACCCTACGGTCAACTGACCCTGTCCCTGGTCGGTGGTGACCTGGACGTGGCGATGAAGGCACTGGAAGCGGCAGAAGTTCACGTGGAGGTGGTGCGCTGA